The following proteins are co-located in the Peromyscus maniculatus bairdii isolate BWxNUB_F1_BW_parent chromosome 23, HU_Pman_BW_mat_3.1, whole genome shotgun sequence genome:
- the Sun1 gene encoding SUN domain-containing protein 1 isoform X24, with translation MDFSRLHTYTPPQCVPENTGYTYALSSSYSSDALDFETEHRLEPVFDSPRMSRRSLRLVTTAAYSSGDSQAVDLHVSTSRATPSKEKETRTVKQRRSASKPAFSINHLSGKGVSSSASHDSSCSLRNAAVLRHPVLDESLIREQTKVDHFWGLDDDGDLKGGNKAATQGNGELAAEVTASNGYTCRDCRMLSARTDALTAQSATHGTTSRVYSRDRTLKQRDLLVRALHRTRAAGWSVAEAMWSMLWLAVTAPGKAASGIFWWLGSGWYQFVTLISWLNVFLLTRCLRNICKVFVLLLPLLLLLGAGLSLWGQGNFLSLLPVLNWTAMQPAQRVGEPESVHRPDPLPPSPPLKVDYEASPRPQESDMGQKVASLSVQCHNHEGRLAELTILLQKLQMRVDQVDDGREGLSLWVKDVVGQHLQEMGTTEPLGAKTDFMTFHRDHEVRLSNLEDILRKLTEKSEAIQKELEESKLRAGSRAEEQPLLDRVQHLELELNLLKSQLSDWQHLRTSCEQADARIQETVKLMFSEDQHDSSLEWLLQKLSSRFVSKDEVQLLLQDLELKVLQNITHHITVTGQPPTSEVIMSAMNEAGISGITEAQVHIIVNNALKLYSQDKTGMVDFALESGGGSILSTRCSETYETKTALLSLFGIPLWYFSQSPRVVIQPDIYPGNCWAFKGSQGYLVVRLSMRIYPTTFTMEHIPKTLSPAGNISSAPRDFAVYGLETEYQEEGQPLGRFTYDQEGDSLQMFHTLERPDQAFQIVELRVLSNWGHPEYTCLYRFRVHGEPVQ, from the exons ATGGACTTTTCTCGGCTACATACATACACTCCCCCCCAGTGTGTGCCGGAGAACACCGGCTACACCTACGCACtcag TTCTAGTTATTCTTCGGATGCTCTGGATTTTGAGACTGAGCACAGGTTGGAACCTGTATTTGATTCTCCAAGGATGTCCCGCCGCAGCTTGCGCCTGGTCACAACAGCAGCGTATAGCAGTGGGGACAGCCAGGCTGTTGACTTGCACGTCAGCACCAGCAGGGCCACCCCCTCCAAGGAGAAAGAAACCAG GACAGTCAAACAGCGCAGAAGCGCAAGCAAGCCAGCTTTTAGTATCAACCACCTGTCAGGGAAGGGAGTGTCCTCCAGCGCCAGCCATGACAGCTCTTGCAGCCTGCGGAATGCCGCGGTGCTTCGGCATCCTGTGCTAGATGAGTCTCTGATTCGCGAGCAGACCAAAGTGGACCACTTCTGGG gTCTTGACGATGATGGCGACCTTAAAG GTGGAAATAAAGCTGCCACTCAGGGAAACGGTGAACTGGCAGCCGAGGTGACAGCCAGCAATGGATACACCTGCCGTGACTGCAGGATGCTCTCAGCGCGCACTGATGCACTCACGGCCCAGTCTGCTACCCATGGGACCACCTCGAGGGTTTACTCCAGAGACAGAACTCTAAAACAGC GTGACCTCTTGGTTCGAGCACTACACAGGACCAGAGCTGCTGGGTGGTCTGTGGCTGAGGCCATGTGGTCGATGCTCTGGCTGGCTGTCACTGCTCCAG GGAAGGCAGCCTCTGGAATCTTCTGGTGGCTAGGGAGTGGATGGTACCAATTTGTTACTTTGATTTCTTGGCTGAATGTGTTTCTTCTTACCAG GTGCCTTCGAAATATTTGCAAGGTTTTTGTCTTGCTCCTTCCACTCCTACTTTTACTAG GTGCTGGTCTCTCCCTATGGGGTCAGGGCAACTTCCTCTCACTCCTACCAGTGCTGAACTGGACGGCCATGCAGCCAGCACAGAGGGTGGGCGAGCCCGAGAGTGTGCACAGACCTGaccctcttccccccagcccacctctgaAG GTTGATTATGAGGCTTCCCCGCGGCCTCAAGAGAGTGACATGGGACAGAAAGTAGCCTCTTTGAGTGTGCAGTGCCACAACCACGAAGGGAGACTGGCAGAGCTGACGATCCTGCTTCAGAAGCTCCAGATGCGGGTGGACCAGGTGGACGATGGCAGGGAAGGGCTGTCCCTGTGGGTCAAGGATGTAGTTGGACAGCACCTGCAGGAGATGGGCACCACAGAACCACTCGGTGCTAAG ACTGACTTCATGACTTTTCACCGTGACCATGAAGTACGTCTCTCCAACTTGGAAGATATTCTTAGAAAACTGACAGAGAAATCTGAG GCTATCCAGAAGGAGctggaagaaagcaagctgagagcAGGCAG CAGGGCTGAAGAGCAGCCCCTCCTAGACCGTGTGCAGCACCTAGAACTGGAACTGAACCTGCTGAAGTCACAGCTGTCGGACTGGCAGCATCTGAGGACCAGCTGTGAGCAG GCCGATGCCCGCATCCAGGAGACTGTGAAACTCATGTTCTCTGAGGATCAGCACGACAGCTCCCTCGAGTGGCTGTTGCAGAAGCTTTCTTCTCGGTTCGTGAGCAAGGATGAGGTGCAGCTGCTTTTGCAGGACCTTGAGCTGAAAGTGCTGCAGAATATCACACACCACATCACAGTGACGGGACAGCCGCCGACATCTGAGGTCATCATGTCTGCCATGAACGAGGCAGGGATTTCAGGAATCACGGAAGCG CAAGTGCACATCATTGTGAACAATGCTCTGAAGCTGTACTCCCAAGACAAGACTGGGATGGTGGACTTTGCTCTGGAGTCTGGAG GTGGCAGCATCCTGAGCACTCGGTGCTCCGAGACCTATGAGACCAAGACGGCACTGCTGAGTCTGTTTGGGATCCCGCTGTGGTACTTCTCGCAGTCACCTCGTGTGGTGATCCAG CCCGACATCTACCCAGGGAATTGCTGGGCATTCAAAGGCTCTCAGGGGTATCTGGTGGTGCGGTTGTCCATGAGGATCTATCCAACCACGTTCACCATGGAGCACATTCCAAAGACGCTGTCACCCGCTGGTAACATCTCCAGTGCCCCCAGAGACTTCGCAGTCTAT GGACTGGAAACAGAGTATCAGGAAGAGGGGCAGCCTCTGGGACGGTTTACCTATGACCAGGAAGGAGACTCACTCCAGATGTTCCACACACTG GAAAGGCCTGACCAAGCCTTCCAGATAGTAGAGCTCCGGGTCCTATCCAACTGGGGCCACCCTGAGTACACCTGCCTCTACCGCTTCCGAGTCCATGGAGAACCTGTCCAGTAG
- the Sun1 gene encoding SUN domain-containing protein 1 isoform X14, whose amino-acid sequence MDFSRLHTYTPPQCVPENTGYTYALSSSYSSDALDFETEHRLEPVFDSPRMSRRSLRLVTTAAYSSGDSQAVDLHVSTSRATPSKEKETRTVKQRRSASKPAFSINHLSGKGVSSSASHDSSCSLRNAAVLRHPVLDESLIREQTKVDHFWGLDDDGDLKGGNKAATQGNGELAAEVTASNGYTCRDCRMLSARTDALTAQSATHGTTSRVYSRDRTLKQRGASFYLDRTLWLAKYTSSSFASFVVQLFQVVLMKLSFESETYKLKGYESRAYESQSYETKSHGSEAPSTCVAAHLGHCGRMTAGELSRVDGESLWKAASGIFWWLGSGWYQFVTLISWLNVFLLTRCLRNICKVFVLLLPLLLLLGAGLSLWGQGNFLSLLPVLNWTAMQPAQRVGEPESVHRPDPLPPSPPLKVDYEASPRPQESDMGQKVASLSVQCHNHEGRLAELTILLQKLQMRVDQVDDGREGLSLWVKDVVGQHLQEMGTTEPLGAKTDFMTFHRDHEVRLSNLEDILRKLTEKSEAIQKELEESKLRAGRAEEQPLLDRVQHLELELNLLKSQLSDWQHLRTSCEQADARIQETVKLMFSEDQHDSSLEWLLQKLSSRFVSKDEVQLLLQDLELKVLQNITHHITVTGQPPTSEVIMSAMNEAGISGITEAQVHIIVNNALKLYSQDKTGMVDFALESGGGSILSTRCSETYETKTALLSLFGIPLWYFSQSPRVVIQPDIYPGNCWAFKGSQGYLVVRLSMRIYPTTFTMEHIPKTLSPAGNISSAPRDFAVYGLETEYQEEGQPLGRFTYDQEGDSLQMFHTLERPDQAFQIVELRVLSNWGHPEYTCLYRFRVHGEPVQ is encoded by the exons ATGGACTTTTCTCGGCTACATACATACACTCCCCCCCAGTGTGTGCCGGAGAACACCGGCTACACCTACGCACtcag TTCTAGTTATTCTTCGGATGCTCTGGATTTTGAGACTGAGCACAGGTTGGAACCTGTATTTGATTCTCCAAGGATGTCCCGCCGCAGCTTGCGCCTGGTCACAACAGCAGCGTATAGCAGTGGGGACAGCCAGGCTGTTGACTTGCACGTCAGCACCAGCAGGGCCACCCCCTCCAAGGAGAAAGAAACCAG GACAGTCAAACAGCGCAGAAGCGCAAGCAAGCCAGCTTTTAGTATCAACCACCTGTCAGGGAAGGGAGTGTCCTCCAGCGCCAGCCATGACAGCTCTTGCAGCCTGCGGAATGCCGCGGTGCTTCGGCATCCTGTGCTAGATGAGTCTCTGATTCGCGAGCAGACCAAAGTGGACCACTTCTGGG gTCTTGACGATGATGGCGACCTTAAAG GTGGAAATAAAGCTGCCACTCAGGGAAACGGTGAACTGGCAGCCGAGGTGACAGCCAGCAATGGATACACCTGCCGTGACTGCAGGATGCTCTCAGCGCGCACTGATGCACTCACGGCCCAGTCTGCTACCCATGGGACCACCTCGAGGGTTTACTCCAGAGACAGAACTCTAAAACAGC GCGGTGCATCCTTTTACCTGGATAGGACTCTGTGGCTGGCCAAGTACACCTCCTCATCCTTTGCATCATTCGTAGTTCAACTTTTTCAAGTGGTTTTAATGAAGCTCAGTTTTGAATCAGAAACTTACAAATTGAAAGGCTATGAATCCAGAGCTTATGAATCACAAAGCTATGAGACAAAGAGCCATGGGTCAGaag CCCCCTCTACATGTGTTGCAGCCCATCTCGGTCACTGTGGGAGGATGACTGCCGGAGAGCTTTCCAGAGTGGACGGGGAGTCCCTGT GGAAGGCAGCCTCTGGAATCTTCTGGTGGCTAGGGAGTGGATGGTACCAATTTGTTACTTTGATTTCTTGGCTGAATGTGTTTCTTCTTACCAG GTGCCTTCGAAATATTTGCAAGGTTTTTGTCTTGCTCCTTCCACTCCTACTTTTACTAG GTGCTGGTCTCTCCCTATGGGGTCAGGGCAACTTCCTCTCACTCCTACCAGTGCTGAACTGGACGGCCATGCAGCCAGCACAGAGGGTGGGCGAGCCCGAGAGTGTGCACAGACCTGaccctcttccccccagcccacctctgaAG GTTGATTATGAGGCTTCCCCGCGGCCTCAAGAGAGTGACATGGGACAGAAAGTAGCCTCTTTGAGTGTGCAGTGCCACAACCACGAAGGGAGACTGGCAGAGCTGACGATCCTGCTTCAGAAGCTCCAGATGCGGGTGGACCAGGTGGACGATGGCAGGGAAGGGCTGTCCCTGTGGGTCAAGGATGTAGTTGGACAGCACCTGCAGGAGATGGGCACCACAGAACCACTCGGTGCTAAG ACTGACTTCATGACTTTTCACCGTGACCATGAAGTACGTCTCTCCAACTTGGAAGATATTCTTAGAAAACTGACAGAGAAATCTGAG GCTATCCAGAAGGAGctggaagaaagcaagctgagagcAGGCAG GGCTGAAGAGCAGCCCCTCCTAGACCGTGTGCAGCACCTAGAACTGGAACTGAACCTGCTGAAGTCACAGCTGTCGGACTGGCAGCATCTGAGGACCAGCTGTGAGCAG GCCGATGCCCGCATCCAGGAGACTGTGAAACTCATGTTCTCTGAGGATCAGCACGACAGCTCCCTCGAGTGGCTGTTGCAGAAGCTTTCTTCTCGGTTCGTGAGCAAGGATGAGGTGCAGCTGCTTTTGCAGGACCTTGAGCTGAAAGTGCTGCAGAATATCACACACCACATCACAGTGACGGGACAGCCGCCGACATCTGAGGTCATCATGTCTGCCATGAACGAGGCAGGGATTTCAGGAATCACGGAAGCG CAAGTGCACATCATTGTGAACAATGCTCTGAAGCTGTACTCCCAAGACAAGACTGGGATGGTGGACTTTGCTCTGGAGTCTGGAG GTGGCAGCATCCTGAGCACTCGGTGCTCCGAGACCTATGAGACCAAGACGGCACTGCTGAGTCTGTTTGGGATCCCGCTGTGGTACTTCTCGCAGTCACCTCGTGTGGTGATCCAG CCCGACATCTACCCAGGGAATTGCTGGGCATTCAAAGGCTCTCAGGGGTATCTGGTGGTGCGGTTGTCCATGAGGATCTATCCAACCACGTTCACCATGGAGCACATTCCAAAGACGCTGTCACCCGCTGGTAACATCTCCAGTGCCCCCAGAGACTTCGCAGTCTAT GGACTGGAAACAGAGTATCAGGAAGAGGGGCAGCCTCTGGGACGGTTTACCTATGACCAGGAAGGAGACTCACTCCAGATGTTCCACACACTG GAAAGGCCTGACCAAGCCTTCCAGATAGTAGAGCTCCGGGTCCTATCCAACTGGGGCCACCCTGAGTACACCTGCCTCTACCGCTTCCGAGTCCATGGAGAACCTGTCCAGTAG
- the Sun1 gene encoding SUN domain-containing protein 1 isoform X15 — MDFSRLHTYTPPQCVPENTGYTYALSSSYSSDALDFETEHRLEPVFDSPRMSRRSLRLVTTAAYSSGDSQAVDLHVSTSRATPSKEKETRTVKQRRSASKPAFSINHLSGKGVSSSASHDSSCSLRNAAVLRHPVLDESLIREQTKVDHFWGLDDDGDLKGGNKAATQGNGELAAEVTASNGYTCRDCRMLSARTDALTAQSATHGTTSRVYSRDRTLKQRGASFYLDRTLWLAKYTSSSFASFVVQLFQVVLMKLSFESETYKLKGYESRAYESQSYETKSHGSEAHLGHCGRMTAGELSRVDGESLWKAASGIFWWLGSGWYQFVTLISWLNVFLLTRCLRNICKVFVLLLPLLLLLGAGLSLWGQGNFLSLLPVLNWTAMQPAQRVGEPESVHRPDPLPPSPPLKVDYEASPRPQESDMGQKVASLSVQCHNHEGRLAELTILLQKLQMRVDQVDDGREGLSLWVKDVVGQHLQEMGTTEPLGAKTDFMTFHRDHEVRLSNLEDILRKLTEKSEAIQKELEESKLRAGSRAEEQPLLDRVQHLELELNLLKSQLSDWQHLRTSCEQADARIQETVKLMFSEDQHDSSLEWLLQKLSSRFVSKDEVQLLLQDLELKVLQNITHHITVTGQPPTSEVIMSAMNEAGISGITEAQVHIIVNNALKLYSQDKTGMVDFALESGGGSILSTRCSETYETKTALLSLFGIPLWYFSQSPRVVIQPDIYPGNCWAFKGSQGYLVVRLSMRIYPTTFTMEHIPKTLSPAGNISSAPRDFAVYGLETEYQEEGQPLGRFTYDQEGDSLQMFHTLERPDQAFQIVELRVLSNWGHPEYTCLYRFRVHGEPVQ; from the exons ATGGACTTTTCTCGGCTACATACATACACTCCCCCCCAGTGTGTGCCGGAGAACACCGGCTACACCTACGCACtcag TTCTAGTTATTCTTCGGATGCTCTGGATTTTGAGACTGAGCACAGGTTGGAACCTGTATTTGATTCTCCAAGGATGTCCCGCCGCAGCTTGCGCCTGGTCACAACAGCAGCGTATAGCAGTGGGGACAGCCAGGCTGTTGACTTGCACGTCAGCACCAGCAGGGCCACCCCCTCCAAGGAGAAAGAAACCAG GACAGTCAAACAGCGCAGAAGCGCAAGCAAGCCAGCTTTTAGTATCAACCACCTGTCAGGGAAGGGAGTGTCCTCCAGCGCCAGCCATGACAGCTCTTGCAGCCTGCGGAATGCCGCGGTGCTTCGGCATCCTGTGCTAGATGAGTCTCTGATTCGCGAGCAGACCAAAGTGGACCACTTCTGGG gTCTTGACGATGATGGCGACCTTAAAG GTGGAAATAAAGCTGCCACTCAGGGAAACGGTGAACTGGCAGCCGAGGTGACAGCCAGCAATGGATACACCTGCCGTGACTGCAGGATGCTCTCAGCGCGCACTGATGCACTCACGGCCCAGTCTGCTACCCATGGGACCACCTCGAGGGTTTACTCCAGAGACAGAACTCTAAAACAGC GCGGTGCATCCTTTTACCTGGATAGGACTCTGTGGCTGGCCAAGTACACCTCCTCATCCTTTGCATCATTCGTAGTTCAACTTTTTCAAGTGGTTTTAATGAAGCTCAGTTTTGAATCAGAAACTTACAAATTGAAAGGCTATGAATCCAGAGCTTATGAATCACAAAGCTATGAGACAAAGAGCCATGGGTCAGaag CCCATCTCGGTCACTGTGGGAGGATGACTGCCGGAGAGCTTTCCAGAGTGGACGGGGAGTCCCTGT GGAAGGCAGCCTCTGGAATCTTCTGGTGGCTAGGGAGTGGATGGTACCAATTTGTTACTTTGATTTCTTGGCTGAATGTGTTTCTTCTTACCAG GTGCCTTCGAAATATTTGCAAGGTTTTTGTCTTGCTCCTTCCACTCCTACTTTTACTAG GTGCTGGTCTCTCCCTATGGGGTCAGGGCAACTTCCTCTCACTCCTACCAGTGCTGAACTGGACGGCCATGCAGCCAGCACAGAGGGTGGGCGAGCCCGAGAGTGTGCACAGACCTGaccctcttccccccagcccacctctgaAG GTTGATTATGAGGCTTCCCCGCGGCCTCAAGAGAGTGACATGGGACAGAAAGTAGCCTCTTTGAGTGTGCAGTGCCACAACCACGAAGGGAGACTGGCAGAGCTGACGATCCTGCTTCAGAAGCTCCAGATGCGGGTGGACCAGGTGGACGATGGCAGGGAAGGGCTGTCCCTGTGGGTCAAGGATGTAGTTGGACAGCACCTGCAGGAGATGGGCACCACAGAACCACTCGGTGCTAAG ACTGACTTCATGACTTTTCACCGTGACCATGAAGTACGTCTCTCCAACTTGGAAGATATTCTTAGAAAACTGACAGAGAAATCTGAG GCTATCCAGAAGGAGctggaagaaagcaagctgagagcAGGCAG CAGGGCTGAAGAGCAGCCCCTCCTAGACCGTGTGCAGCACCTAGAACTGGAACTGAACCTGCTGAAGTCACAGCTGTCGGACTGGCAGCATCTGAGGACCAGCTGTGAGCAG GCCGATGCCCGCATCCAGGAGACTGTGAAACTCATGTTCTCTGAGGATCAGCACGACAGCTCCCTCGAGTGGCTGTTGCAGAAGCTTTCTTCTCGGTTCGTGAGCAAGGATGAGGTGCAGCTGCTTTTGCAGGACCTTGAGCTGAAAGTGCTGCAGAATATCACACACCACATCACAGTGACGGGACAGCCGCCGACATCTGAGGTCATCATGTCTGCCATGAACGAGGCAGGGATTTCAGGAATCACGGAAGCG CAAGTGCACATCATTGTGAACAATGCTCTGAAGCTGTACTCCCAAGACAAGACTGGGATGGTGGACTTTGCTCTGGAGTCTGGAG GTGGCAGCATCCTGAGCACTCGGTGCTCCGAGACCTATGAGACCAAGACGGCACTGCTGAGTCTGTTTGGGATCCCGCTGTGGTACTTCTCGCAGTCACCTCGTGTGGTGATCCAG CCCGACATCTACCCAGGGAATTGCTGGGCATTCAAAGGCTCTCAGGGGTATCTGGTGGTGCGGTTGTCCATGAGGATCTATCCAACCACGTTCACCATGGAGCACATTCCAAAGACGCTGTCACCCGCTGGTAACATCTCCAGTGCCCCCAGAGACTTCGCAGTCTAT GGACTGGAAACAGAGTATCAGGAAGAGGGGCAGCCTCTGGGACGGTTTACCTATGACCAGGAAGGAGACTCACTCCAGATGTTCCACACACTG GAAAGGCCTGACCAAGCCTTCCAGATAGTAGAGCTCCGGGTCCTATCCAACTGGGGCCACCCTGAGTACACCTGCCTCTACCGCTTCCGAGTCCATGGAGAACCTGTCCAGTAG
- the Sun1 gene encoding SUN domain-containing protein 1 isoform X1 encodes MDFSRLHTYTPPQCVPENTGYTYALSSSYSSDALDFETEHRLEPVFDSPRMSRRSLRLVTTAAYSSGDSQAVDLHVSTSRATPSKEKETRTVKQRRSASKPAFSINHLSGKGVSSSASHDSSCSLRNAAVLRHPVLDESLIREQTKVDHFWGLDDDGDLKGGNKAATQGNGELAAEVTASNGYTCRDCRMLSARTDALTAQSATHGTTSRVYSRDRTLKQRGASFYLDRTLWLAKYTSSSFASFVVQLFQVVLMKLSFESETYKLKGYESRAYESQSYETKSHGSEAPSTCVAAHLGHCGRMTAGELSRVDGESLCDDCKGKKYLETHTATHLQLPQPHRVAGAMGRLCTYTGDLLVRALHRTRAAGWSVAEAMWSMLWLAVTAPGKAASGIFWWLGSGWYQFVTLISWLNVFLLTRCLRNICKVFVLLLPLLLLLGAGLSLWGQGNFLSLLPVLNWTAMQPAQRVGEPESVHRPDPLPPSPPLKVDYEASPRPQESDMGQKVASLSVQCHNHEGRLAELTILLQKLQMRVDQVDDGREGLSLWVKDVVGQHLQEMGTTEPLGAKTDFMTFHRDHEVRLSNLEDILRKLTEKSEAIQKELEESKLRAGSRAEEQPLLDRVQHLELELNLLKSQLSDWQHLRTSCEQADARIQETVKLMFSEDQHDSSLEWLLQKLSSRFVSKDEVQLLLQDLELKVLQNITHHITVTGQPPTSEVIMSAMNEAGISGITEAQVHIIVNNALKLYSQDKTGMVDFALESGGGSILSTRCSETYETKTALLSLFGIPLWYFSQSPRVVIQPDIYPGNCWAFKGSQGYLVVRLSMRIYPTTFTMEHIPKTLSPAGNISSAPRDFAVYGLETEYQEEGQPLGRFTYDQEGDSLQMFHTLERPDQAFQIVELRVLSNWGHPEYTCLYRFRVHGEPVQ; translated from the exons ATGGACTTTTCTCGGCTACATACATACACTCCCCCCCAGTGTGTGCCGGAGAACACCGGCTACACCTACGCACtcag TTCTAGTTATTCTTCGGATGCTCTGGATTTTGAGACTGAGCACAGGTTGGAACCTGTATTTGATTCTCCAAGGATGTCCCGCCGCAGCTTGCGCCTGGTCACAACAGCAGCGTATAGCAGTGGGGACAGCCAGGCTGTTGACTTGCACGTCAGCACCAGCAGGGCCACCCCCTCCAAGGAGAAAGAAACCAG GACAGTCAAACAGCGCAGAAGCGCAAGCAAGCCAGCTTTTAGTATCAACCACCTGTCAGGGAAGGGAGTGTCCTCCAGCGCCAGCCATGACAGCTCTTGCAGCCTGCGGAATGCCGCGGTGCTTCGGCATCCTGTGCTAGATGAGTCTCTGATTCGCGAGCAGACCAAAGTGGACCACTTCTGGG gTCTTGACGATGATGGCGACCTTAAAG GTGGAAATAAAGCTGCCACTCAGGGAAACGGTGAACTGGCAGCCGAGGTGACAGCCAGCAATGGATACACCTGCCGTGACTGCAGGATGCTCTCAGCGCGCACTGATGCACTCACGGCCCAGTCTGCTACCCATGGGACCACCTCGAGGGTTTACTCCAGAGACAGAACTCTAAAACAGC GCGGTGCATCCTTTTACCTGGATAGGACTCTGTGGCTGGCCAAGTACACCTCCTCATCCTTTGCATCATTCGTAGTTCAACTTTTTCAAGTGGTTTTAATGAAGCTCAGTTTTGAATCAGAAACTTACAAATTGAAAGGCTATGAATCCAGAGCTTATGAATCACAAAGCTATGAGACAAAGAGCCATGGGTCAGaag CCCCCTCTACATGTGTTGCAGCCCATCTCGGTCACTGTGGGAGGATGACTGCCGGAGAGCTTTCCAGAGTGGACGGGGAGTCCCTGT GTGATGACTGTAAGGGGAAGAAGTACCTTGAGACACACACAGCCACCCACTTGCAACTGCCCCAGCCACACAGGGTGGCAGGGGCCATGGGGCGCCTCTGCACCTACACAG GTGACCTCTTGGTTCGAGCACTACACAGGACCAGAGCTGCTGGGTGGTCTGTGGCTGAGGCCATGTGGTCGATGCTCTGGCTGGCTGTCACTGCTCCAG GGAAGGCAGCCTCTGGAATCTTCTGGTGGCTAGGGAGTGGATGGTACCAATTTGTTACTTTGATTTCTTGGCTGAATGTGTTTCTTCTTACCAG GTGCCTTCGAAATATTTGCAAGGTTTTTGTCTTGCTCCTTCCACTCCTACTTTTACTAG GTGCTGGTCTCTCCCTATGGGGTCAGGGCAACTTCCTCTCACTCCTACCAGTGCTGAACTGGACGGCCATGCAGCCAGCACAGAGGGTGGGCGAGCCCGAGAGTGTGCACAGACCTGaccctcttccccccagcccacctctgaAG GTTGATTATGAGGCTTCCCCGCGGCCTCAAGAGAGTGACATGGGACAGAAAGTAGCCTCTTTGAGTGTGCAGTGCCACAACCACGAAGGGAGACTGGCAGAGCTGACGATCCTGCTTCAGAAGCTCCAGATGCGGGTGGACCAGGTGGACGATGGCAGGGAAGGGCTGTCCCTGTGGGTCAAGGATGTAGTTGGACAGCACCTGCAGGAGATGGGCACCACAGAACCACTCGGTGCTAAG ACTGACTTCATGACTTTTCACCGTGACCATGAAGTACGTCTCTCCAACTTGGAAGATATTCTTAGAAAACTGACAGAGAAATCTGAG GCTATCCAGAAGGAGctggaagaaagcaagctgagagcAGGCAG CAGGGCTGAAGAGCAGCCCCTCCTAGACCGTGTGCAGCACCTAGAACTGGAACTGAACCTGCTGAAGTCACAGCTGTCGGACTGGCAGCATCTGAGGACCAGCTGTGAGCAG GCCGATGCCCGCATCCAGGAGACTGTGAAACTCATGTTCTCTGAGGATCAGCACGACAGCTCCCTCGAGTGGCTGTTGCAGAAGCTTTCTTCTCGGTTCGTGAGCAAGGATGAGGTGCAGCTGCTTTTGCAGGACCTTGAGCTGAAAGTGCTGCAGAATATCACACACCACATCACAGTGACGGGACAGCCGCCGACATCTGAGGTCATCATGTCTGCCATGAACGAGGCAGGGATTTCAGGAATCACGGAAGCG CAAGTGCACATCATTGTGAACAATGCTCTGAAGCTGTACTCCCAAGACAAGACTGGGATGGTGGACTTTGCTCTGGAGTCTGGAG GTGGCAGCATCCTGAGCACTCGGTGCTCCGAGACCTATGAGACCAAGACGGCACTGCTGAGTCTGTTTGGGATCCCGCTGTGGTACTTCTCGCAGTCACCTCGTGTGGTGATCCAG CCCGACATCTACCCAGGGAATTGCTGGGCATTCAAAGGCTCTCAGGGGTATCTGGTGGTGCGGTTGTCCATGAGGATCTATCCAACCACGTTCACCATGGAGCACATTCCAAAGACGCTGTCACCCGCTGGTAACATCTCCAGTGCCCCCAGAGACTTCGCAGTCTAT GGACTGGAAACAGAGTATCAGGAAGAGGGGCAGCCTCTGGGACGGTTTACCTATGACCAGGAAGGAGACTCACTCCAGATGTTCCACACACTG GAAAGGCCTGACCAAGCCTTCCAGATAGTAGAGCTCCGGGTCCTATCCAACTGGGGCCACCCTGAGTACACCTGCCTCTACCGCTTCCGAGTCCATGGAGAACCTGTCCAGTAG